The proteins below come from a single Tissierella sp. MB52-C2 genomic window:
- a CDS encoding ABC transporter ATP-binding protein encodes MDKKAIEMKNITKKFGDFTANDNIDLTVHKGEIHALLGENGAGKSTLMNVLYGLYTPTSGDIYIDGKKVSITNPNVAIKNGIGMVHQHFMLVDTFTVVENIILGMETTNGAVLDIKKATKNVEEISKKYGLLVDPHAKIQDISVGMQQRVEILKALYRGADILILDEPTAVLTPQEIDELINIIHSLANQGKTIIIITHKLKEIKAVADYCTIIRRGKRIDTVKVEDVNEENLAEMMVGREVSFVTDKKPVNRGKKILDINDILIKDNRKLNAVNGLSLELHSGEILGIAGVDGNGQSELIEGITGLRNIESGNVILDEKDITNKTPFEIINSGLSNIPEDRQKRGLVLDFTIAENMILENYHKEPFSKKGRLNHRAIENFSKELIEKFDVRPNNPSQRAGALSGGNQQKVIIAREVTNNPEVLIAAQPTRGLDVGAIEYVHRYLIEQRDNGKAVLLISFELEEIINLSDRIAVIYEGKIVDIIDSKDADERKLGLLMAGGGADNEKK; translated from the coding sequence ATGGATAAAAAAGCAATAGAGATGAAAAATATAACTAAAAAGTTTGGTGATTTTACTGCCAATGATAATATAGATTTAACTGTCCATAAAGGTGAGATCCATGCCCTATTAGGTGAAAATGGTGCAGGCAAAAGTACTTTAATGAATGTGCTCTATGGACTTTATACGCCAACTTCTGGTGATATATACATAGATGGTAAGAAGGTAAGCATTACCAATCCTAACGTAGCAATAAAAAATGGTATAGGAATGGTTCATCAACATTTTATGCTAGTAGATACCTTTACAGTGGTAGAAAATATTATCTTAGGTATGGAAACTACAAATGGTGCTGTATTGGATATAAAAAAGGCAACTAAAAATGTAGAAGAAATTTCAAAAAAATATGGACTATTAGTAGATCCCCATGCAAAGATACAAGATATTTCTGTAGGTATGCAACAAAGAGTAGAGATACTCAAGGCTTTATATAGAGGTGCCGATATTCTAATATTGGACGAGCCAACAGCAGTTCTTACACCTCAAGAAATTGATGAATTAATTAATATAATTCATTCCTTAGCGAATCAAGGGAAAACTATAATTATAATTACTCATAAATTAAAAGAGATAAAGGCAGTTGCTGATTATTGTACAATCATTAGAAGAGGTAAAAGGATTGATACAGTAAAGGTTGAAGATGTAAATGAAGAAAACCTTGCAGAAATGATGGTAGGTAGAGAAGTAAGTTTTGTTACAGATAAAAAACCTGTAAATAGAGGTAAAAAGATATTAGATATTAATGATATTCTTATAAAAGATAATAGAAAGTTAAATGCAGTAAATGGGCTATCATTAGAACTTCATTCAGGAGAGATATTAGGAATTGCTGGAGTAGACGGAAATGGTCAATCTGAATTAATAGAAGGTATTACGGGACTTAGAAATATTGAATCTGGAAATGTAATTCTTGATGAAAAAGATATAACAAATAAAACTCCTTTTGAAATAATAAATTCTGGTTTAAGTAATATTCCAGAAGATAGACAAAAAAGAGGTCTAGTATTGGACTTTACAATTGCAGAAAATATGATATTGGAAAATTACCATAAAGAACCTTTTTCTAAAAAAGGTAGGTTAAATCATAGAGCTATAGAAAACTTTTCAAAGGAATTAATAGAAAAGTTTGATGTAAGACCAAATAATCCTAGCCAAAGAGCAGGAGCATTATCTGGCGGTAATCAGCAAAAGGTAATCATAGCCAGGGAAGTGACTAATAACCCAGAGGTATTAATTGCTGCTCAACCAACAAGGGGACTAGATGTTGGAGCTATTGAATATGTTCATAGATATTTAATTGAACAGAGGGATAATGGAAAAGCGGTACTTCTTATTTCCTTTGAACTTGAAGAAATAATAAATCTTTCAGATAGAATAGCAGTTATCTATGAAGGAAAAATAGTAGATATAATAGATTCTAAAGATGCAGATGAGAGAAAACTAGGCCTTCTTATGGCTGGAGGAGGTGCAGATAATGAAAAAAAATAA
- a CDS encoding ABC transporter permease, protein MKKNNKFMVTLFSIFLGLVVGAIILLISGYNPIEAYKVMFMGIFGSPKYISYTIVRSTPIIITGISVAFAFKTGLFNIGAEGQFIIGSIFAMIAGYLFKLPPVIHGIVAILVGALAAGIWAGIVGVLKSKFGINEVISSIMLNWIALYMNNYFLTFPALRRPNSDASFKVLDTAKINFLGQWKVSESGKAFLKNNEFLRELLNPPVNYGFIIAILLAILVWYILKHTTLGYQLKAVGYNRDAAEYGGINIKKNIVVSMMIAGAISGVAGATQVLGVEHQIGILAASQGYGFNGMAVSLIAGNNPLATIPAGLLFGGLTYGGGKLNSLIGAPSEVINIAIGSIVFFVAMPKLFQMFGKIFTRRKRGENLD, encoded by the coding sequence ATGAAAAAAAATAACAAGTTTATGGTAACGTTATTTTCAATATTTTTAGGATTGGTAGTAGGAGCTATAATCTTACTTATATCAGGGTATAATCCAATAGAGGCCTATAAGGTAATGTTTATGGGTATATTCGGTAGTCCCAAATATATTTCCTATACAATAGTTAGATCTACCCCTATAATAATAACTGGTATATCAGTAGCCTTTGCCTTTAAAACAGGATTATTTAATATAGGTGCAGAGGGACAATTTATAATAGGTTCAATATTTGCAATGATAGCTGGATATTTATTTAAATTGCCTCCAGTAATTCATGGTATAGTGGCTATTCTAGTAGGAGCACTAGCAGCAGGTATATGGGCAGGAATAGTAGGAGTACTAAAATCAAAATTTGGTATCAATGAAGTAATTTCATCTATAATGCTAAACTGGATAGCTTTATATATGAATAACTATTTTTTAACTTTTCCAGCTTTAAGAAGACCAAATTCAGATGCTTCATTTAAAGTATTAGATACAGCAAAAATAAACTTTTTAGGACAATGGAAGGTATCAGAGTCAGGAAAAGCATTTTTGAAGAACAATGAATTCTTGAGAGAATTATTAAATCCACCAGTAAACTACGGTTTTATAATAGCAATTTTATTAGCTATACTAGTATGGTATATACTAAAACATACTACATTGGGATATCAATTAAAAGCTGTTGGATATAATAGGGATGCAGCTGAATACGGTGGAATAAATATTAAGAAAAATATCGTAGTATCTATGATGATTGCAGGTGCTATATCAGGTGTTGCAGGTGCTACTCAAGTTCTTGGAGTAGAGCATCAAATAGGAATTCTTGCTGCATCTCAAGGATATGGCTTTAATGGGATGGCAGTATCTTTAATTGCAGGAAATAATCCTTTAGCTACTATACCAGCAGGACTATTATTTGGTGGATTGACTTATGGTGGTGGAAAACTTAATTCCTTAATTGGAGCCCCATCAGAGGTAATAAATATAGCTATAGGTTCCATAGTATTCTTTGTAGCTATGCCAAAGTTATTTCAAATGTTTGGCAAAATTTTTACTAGAAGAAAAAGAGGTGAAAATCTTGATTAG
- a CDS encoding ABC transporter permease gives MISIINNLGIIIGISLMYSAPLIYTALGGVISENAGVVNIGLEGMMTIGALIGATVGYYSGNPWLAFLAAGMAGGLMAVLHGIASITFTADQIVSGIALNFIGPGLALFLSRLFFEGATMTKPIPLDNKMPQPFKNILPEITQVETIKDAMINFFRNAIFNQYVTVFMAFILVFIVWFILYKTKLGLRIRSVGEHPRAADTLGINVYRIKYIAVILSGVFAGFGGAAMSIAVVANYRATLISGQGFIALAAMIFGKWKPQGAMWACLLFGAAQGIAIYLGGTTVKVPSTLLAMTPYVITLLALIFVVGEGNGPKANGLPYEKNQG, from the coding sequence TTGATTAGTATAATTAATAATCTAGGAATTATAATAGGAATATCTCTAATGTATTCGGCACCTCTTATATATACGGCATTAGGTGGGGTTATATCTGAAAATGCAGGTGTAGTTAATATAGGTCTTGAGGGTATGATGACTATAGGTGCCTTAATAGGCGCAACAGTAGGTTATTATTCAGGAAACCCTTGGTTAGCATTTTTAGCAGCAGGTATGGCAGGAGGACTTATGGCTGTTTTACATGGTATAGCTTCTATTACATTTACTGCAGATCAAATAGTATCCGGTATAGCACTTAACTTCATTGGACCAGGACTAGCTCTATTCCTTTCAAGATTATTCTTTGAAGGAGCAACAATGACTAAACCTATACCACTTGATAACAAAATGCCACAACCATTTAAAAATATTTTACCTGAAATTACACAGGTGGAAACCATAAAAGATGCTATGATAAACTTCTTTAGAAACGCAATTTTTAATCAATATGTAACGGTTTTTATGGCTTTTATATTAGTCTTTATAGTATGGTTTATATTATATAAGACAAAACTAGGTCTTAGAATTCGTTCAGTAGGAGAACATCCAAGAGCAGCAGATACATTAGGTATCAATGTATATAGGATAAAATATATAGCAGTAATATTATCAGGAGTATTTGCAGGCTTTGGTGGCGCTGCAATGAGTATAGCAGTAGTGGCAAACTATAGGGCAACACTAATATCAGGTCAGGGATTTATAGCTTTGGCAGCTATGATATTTGGTAAATGGAAACCTCAAGGAGCTATGTGGGCTTGCCTACTATTTGGTGCAGCCCAAGGTATTGCAATTTACCTTGGTGGTACAACAGTTAAAGTACCGTCAACATTATTAGCCATGACTCCTTATGTAATTACATTACTAGCTTTAATATTCGTAGTAGGAGAAGGAAATGGACCTAAAGCTAATGGACTTCCTTATGAGAAAAACCAAGGCTAA